The genomic stretch ATCAGGTAAAGGTAGGCATCTTCCACATTAGGTTCTGCCGGAAGAGCTTTCTCAAAAGGAGCTCCTCCTTCTGCCAGAAAACGTACTTCTGCTTTACTTCCTTTTGACAGAATGGCAGTTACGATATGTCTGGCCTTTAACTCCTCCAGCTCCATTCTGGAAATCTCTGCGGTATATACTTTCCCTTCTGCCATTTCTAAGAGTTCCCTTACTGTCCCCTTAAATATAAGCCTGCCTTCATCCAATACCGCAATATCTTCACAAGTTGCTTCAATATCCCCTACAATATGGGTTGAAAGTATAACAATCCTATCTTGTGCTATTTCACAAAGAAGATTCCGGAAACGTACACGTTCTTCGGGATCCAAACCTGCCGTAGGTTCATCTACGATTAATACCTTGGGATCATGAAGAATTGCCTGGGCAATCCCCAGCCTTCTGCGCATACCACCGGACATGGCTCTTACCTTTGTCCTGTGGTTGGCAGATA from Anaerocolumna sp. AGMB13020 encodes the following:
- a CDS encoding ABC transporter ATP-binding protein, with the protein product MSQEIILKNVSKTYGKKKAVNDVSFTISEGMFGLLGRNGAGKTTLMKILATIHEPTVGQVLVNGTDIKESRKIRSMTGYLPQDFSMYGGMSAYEAMDYLGTLSGMKKEERKAKIPVLLEKVNLSANHRTKVRAMSGGMRRRLGIAQAILHDPKVLIVDEPTAGLDPEERVRFRNLLCEIAQDRIVILSTHIVGDIEATCEDIAVLDEGRLIFKGTVRELLEMAEGKVYTAEISRMELEELKARHIVTAILSKGSKAEVRFLAEGGAPFEKALPAEPNVEDAYLYLMGKEGGKNLCG